TTATAAAGTAAATATGTTTGGAGGTAACCAACATGCAATCAGTAACCATTATGTTAAATACTGTAACTGACGTAAAAACTTTTGTAAACGTAGTATCCAAATATGATTTTGATGTAGATTTGGTATCTGGCAGATACGCAATTGATGGAAAATCGATTATGGGTATTTTTAGTTTGGATTTATCAAAACCAATTAGAGTGGAAGTCCGCAGTGATGACGCTTCCGCATTTTTTGAGGAAATCAAACCTTTTATCAAAGAAGAAGCATAATAAAAATTCATACACAAAAACCCGGTTTATGTCATGGTGCATAAACCGGGTTTTATTTTATCCTCCTTAGAAAGATAAATATATCAATTTATAATTACAGAGGATACCTTATAGTATGGATATCGAAAAGTTTTCTTTTTGGAGAACCATTATATTATCCATCACGAATAAAAACCTACAACGTTATAATCAGCACAGCCAAAAATAATTTTTTCAAAAAATAATATAAAAATCTTCTCCATCTTTCTTAATCAAATTGATACAATAGACAAAAAATCACCCGCAAAGCGGGTGAAAAAAGACTATTATCTTCTTATTTAGATACCTTTGTTTTATGTGGATGTTTTTTTCTCCGTTTTTCTAAATAAGCCATTAATTTTTTGTTTATTAAAATCCCAACTATAGCCAAACCACCAGCAACAGCAAACATAATGATGGAACCCCACAGGTTTTCTTGATAAATAGCTGCTCCTGCATAAGTGGAAGTAATAATAGATGGAATACGAGCAAAGGTAGAAATGAGAAAAAAATGGAGTGGTTTTAAATTCGTTAACGGTACAATATAAGTTAGCAAGTCCTTTGGTGTACCAGGGATAAAAAACAATAGGAAAACCAAAGGCCCTAATTTTTTAGTGTCATGAAGAAAACTCAATTTGTCCATTTTCTCTTGAGAAATAAAAAACTCTACAAACGGTCTGCCTAATAATTTTACTACGTAATAAATAATTACTGTGCCAATAAAGATCCCCAACAAACACAAAATCAATCCTGGGATCGCTCCAAACAACAAACCAGATAGTACTTCTACTGGTTCCCCTGGAATAATAGCAAACACAACCTGCGCCGCTTGGATTCCCAACATGATAAACCATCCGGAAATCCCCATATTTTCAACTTCATTTTTGTACATTTCCCGTACGGCAGGGTCTTTTAGTTCCATTACTTTTGGAAATGCCCAAATGGTAAGTAAAACAGCAACCACTAAAAATAAAGTTAAAAACACTGCCTTTAAAATTAATTTATGATTCATTTTCTGACGCAAGGTTACACATCCTTCTTTATTTGCTTCTAACCGCTAAACAATACTAGCCAATTGTTTTTCAAAATACATTAATATGTGTTACAAAGATATATAAATATTCCTATTTTTATCAAAGGCATATAGCCAAATCCATTGAGTAAGTCAATGGGTTTGGCAAAAATAAGATTTGTTGTGATAAATGATTTAATGGTATTTCAATACAAATTATTACTATATTATAATTAAATAAATTGTACCTATCCACAAGCTTTTTGAATTAAGAAGATAATCAAAAATTATTTTGTATGCTATGTTTATTATAGCACTGATCCATGAAAAAGCGATAGAAAAACTCTTACAAATTTCTTTCATTTTTAATTGTTTTGATTATATTTTGATACCGTTTTGTTTCCTGAAATACGATCGGGCTTAACCACACTAACGCAATCAGATTTGGTATCGCCATCAACCCATTTAGTGTATCAGAAACAGACCATACCAAAGAAAGATTTTGTACTGCTCCCCATATCATAAACCCTAAAAATACACAACGATATATGAAAATAGCAAATTTTTTGTGAAATAAGTATTCCATACATTTTTCACCATAATATGCCCATCCCAAAATACTGGAAAACGCAAAAAATACCATACAAATTGAAATTAGTCCCTGAGCTGAATCACCTATCACATTAGAAAAAGCAGTTAAGGTTAACGTGGAACCATTCTGGCCACTTAGCCAATCCCCTGAAGTTAACACAACCAAAGCGGTAATGGTACAGCTTACAATCGTATCAAAAAACACTTCAAACATTCCCCACATGCCCTGCTGAGCTGGGCTTTTTGCGTTGGCAGCAGCATGGGCAATGGGAGCAGACCCTAATCCCGCTTCGTTGGAAAAAACCCCTCTGGAAATACCAAAGCGGATTCCCTGCATAAATAAATATCCGGCGCTTCCTCCTAAAATAGAAGATGGGCAAAGAGCATATTGAAAAATTTCCTCAAATGCTTTTGGTATCTGACTTCTATTAAAAAACAGTACAAAAATTGCCAATCCTAAATAGAGAAAGGACATCAGTGGAACTAATTTTTCTGCTAAACTTCCTACTCGTTTGATCCCTCCTATAATAACAATTCCAACCAAAACAGCTAATATTACACCGCTAATCCAAGTTGGAATTCCAAAAGAACATTCTAGCGCCGTAGAGACAGCGTTAGATTGTGTCATATTCCCAATTCCAAACGAAGCAGCCACGCAGAACAGCGCAAATAATATGGCTGGGAATTTATATCCCATACCATATTGAATATAATACATGGGGCCACCAATATATTCCCCTTTTCCGTTTTTCTTTCGGTAATAAACCGCCAGCAATACCTCCGCATATTTGGTCATCATCCCCAAAATAGAACTGACCCACATCCAAAAAATAGCACCTGGACCTCCAGTAACAATCGCGGTGGATACCCCAACAATATTTCCTGTTCCTAATGTGCCAGCCAAAGCGGTTGATACTGCCTGAAAGGGGGTAATTCCTTGTTTTGATTTTGGTTTTTTTTCAAATAAACTTCCAACTGTTTCCCTACACATTCTTCCAAAATAGCGGATTTGAAAAAAACCAGTTCGGACAGAAAAATACAGCCCAATCCCCAATAAAAACAAAAGCATTACCGGACCCCAAACAATCCGACTTAATCCATTATTGATCTGTTCTAAAAGCCCCATATAATCCCCCCTTATCCCATATCTATTGCAGAAAGGGAAAGGGTAGTACAAAATTTAGGCTTTTGCTTATTTAGTATTCCCATACGAAAAAGAAAAAACTATCTATATTTGATAATATAAATAGGCTTGTCACAGCAGTTTATAAAAAATATTCCCGTCAATACGAATATCTGGGGCACCTTAGAATTCTATTTCTTCTCAAGATCTTCTTCAGGCTTTGATTTCATAACATTTTTTTGCAGTGCGACTATTGTATTCTTTCTGAGTTCGTCCTATTTTAAAATTACTTGAAAAAAAACGATTCTTTGATATAATGATATAGGATTTAGAAGTATAGTGGGCAAATTTACAGAAAAAGAGAGACAACGTTTTCCCGCTTTACAGAGAATGCTTGAGGAGGAAACTATTTGAATAAAATTCAATCCAATTTTTGTCTTTTTTGTGTAACGCTTTGCTGGTCAACGGAGGTCATTCTGCTTAAAAATATTCCTGCTGAAATTCCATCCATTTCGATTACCGCCATGACTAATTTTATCGGCTGTCTGATTTTAATTGCCATCTTCTTTAAAAAAATCTTCCGACCCATTACAAAAAAGAATCTTCTGCGTGTGGCTGGGTTAGGAATCTTGAATATGACCTATAACCTGCTGATGCTGTTTGGACTACAATATCTCAATGTTTCCACCGGTATTTTTACCCTATCCATGACAACGGTAGTTCTTCCTGTTCTTCTTCTGCTCCGACGTCAGAAAATTCGAATCAACACTTGGCTTGGGGTAGGGCTCATATTGATAGGGATTCTGCTGGCGGTCAATCTGCACACTGACTTATCCCAGCTACCTGGAATCGGGATTATGTTGGTGGTATGCCTGCTTCGGGCTTGGTACATTATTAAACTTAACGAAGCGGCAAAAGAGATGGAGCCAATACAGCTGTCCGCCCTTATTTTAGGTGTGGTTGCAGTTCTATCCTTCCTCATATGGCTGTTTATCGAACCACGCACGGTTTTTGCTCTTTCCTACTCCTCCGAGATGCTCTCCAGCATTTTTGTTTACAGTTATTTTATCTGTGCTTTTGCTACCGTCATAAATATTTTTGCGCAAAAGCAGGCGTCTGCCCGGACAGCTTCGGTGATCTATTCTCTAGAAATCGTCTTTTCCACCATCTTTTCCGCTACCCTTCCACCGATTCTGGTCGATCGTATTACACTAACACCCTCTTTGGTCATTGGTTGCGTTCTGGTAGCGCTAGGGGCGTTCCTGTCTGAATTTGATGCAACCGCTTTTGTTGTGGCTTGGAAACGGAGGTGGTCCGCATGACACAAACTCAAAAAACACCTTTGGGACGAAAAATTGGTAGATTTCTGTTTTTGGTCCTAATACATATGCTTCTTTCTCTCCCGTTTAAAGTCATGATTATGATTCCCGGATTTACCGATATCCGGCCAGTCACCTGCCTGCAGCCTATCTTCGGTCTGTTTTTCGGACAGACGGGGGCACTTGCTTTTGCGGTGGGTAATCTGATTTCTGATGTACTGTCCGACAGCTTACAGTGGTCTTGTATTGCCGGTTTCATTGCTAACTACCTGTATGTGGTGATGGTCTACAAATTATGGCACATGATTCGCAAAAAAGCCTTTTCCCTGCGTGACAGCCACGATTTTCTTGCATATATTGCCATAATTCTTATCTCCGCCGTGGTTCTGACCGTTATGATCTCCTTTGGCGTTTATGCCGTTCAGCCTGAAGTAGATCTTGTCACCTTAATCGGCACGATTTTTTGTAACAACACGATTTTTCCGATCATTCTTGGTGCACCGATTATGATCATCATGCAGGAAGAATTCCATCTTCTCGACCTGTGGACTCGGCGCAAAAAAGAAGAGTCCGCAGACGAAGACTCGCCTGCGGAAAAATAATAAAAACAGATGTATATCATAGAAAATGGATCGCTATATTTTGCATTTCAGCTCTCCACCCACTATAAAGTGGTGGAGACTTTTTGTTATATGGAGAAAACAGCGGGAAAAATCCCGCTGTTTATTTGAGATAATTAAAAACGAAAATAGGATGGAACACCGTTTTTATATTGTGGTGTATATTCCCCTTGAATCAGAGGTTCAATATATTCACGGATCGAATCAGAAACATCTGTACCGCCTTTGGTAATATATTTTCCTGGAACAGAACGCTGCTGGTTGGCAATCAAGTTAATATCACTAAGTCTGTATTCCAACTGGTATGGTGTATTGGAAATACGGTGGAAGGTAACCATTTTTCCCGTTTCCCCTTTGGAAGCAGCCATCACCCCCTCATATCCGGATTGGAAACTCTCATCAATATCCGTCTTAGAGAGCATATGGGCGGCACAACGTTGTAAGGTATTTAATTCGATGGCACGGGTTTTACAATGCAATACTTCTAACATATTGGTTAAAGCCTTTCCAGTACATTCCAACTGGCGGTGCCCAAACGCATCTACCTTTTTACTTGCCAATGAATCACAGATATAAGTACCTGTAGCATCCCGTAATCCTTCGGAAACCGCAATCACAACAGCATATTTCTGTGACATTTTTTCCTTTACATTATCCACAAACTGTTCCACATCAAATGGCCGTTCTGGCAAATAAATTAAATCTGGCCCATCACAGTCTTCCCCACGGGATAAACTGGATGCAGCGGTAAGCCACCCCGCATCACGTCCCATAATTTCCATAATTGTAACTGCTGGAAATGGATAAACTGACGCGTCATAAATGACTTCTTTGGTAGCGGCAGCTATGTATTTAGCAGCACTTCCATATCCTGGCGTATGGTCTGTTAAAGGCAAATCATTGTCAATTGTTTTTGGAATACCAATAAAAGTAATATTGCTCCCTATTCTTGCTCCGTAAGAAGATAGTTTTTGGATGGTATCCATGGAATCATTCCCGCCAATATAGAAAAAATGAGAGATATCATATTTTTTTAAAATATCAAAAATTTTCTGGTATGTCTGCTCATCCTTTTCTACTTTAGGCAGTTTATATCGACAGGACCCCAACGCAGAACTAGGCGTAATTTTTAATAATTGCACTTTGCTATCCGACCCCAACGTTTGGGACAAATTGATAAATTCCTCTTTTAATATGCCTTCAATCCCATGCCGCATGCCATAAATTTTTTCAGCACCCAAATCTTTTGCCGCTTGAAAAACACCAGCTAAACTGGCGTTAATCGCTGAAGTAGGTCCTCCAGATTGCCCTACTACAATGTTTCCAATTTTCATTTTTACGTCTCCTTATAACTTTCAGTGTTATTTATCTTTGTTGTAAAGGGGCTTGCACAACGGCATTGCTGCAATCCGCCCATAAATCCAAATATTATTTGGAGGATACACCCACATTGCCATTCCTACAATTTTCCCTTTAAGACTGAAATAATCGTTGAATTGCCTGCCGGATATTTTGTACCGGTATCAATTCAATTTGGCTTTCCGCTGGCAATACCAAATTCTTCATACATTGTTTTGGCAATACACAGCGAGTAAAACCAAGCTTTTCTGCTTCTCTCACTCTTTGAACTGCCCCGCTCACAGTACGGATTTCCCCTGTTAATCCAATTTCCCCAAAGGCAATTAACTGGTCATCGAGCGGGATATCTCGCAAACTAGAAATTAACGTCAACGCAATGGCAAGGTCTGCCCCAGGTTCATCTAGTTTCAACCCTCCAATAATATTGATATATGTATCTAGACTTCCAAAAAAGTAGCCCGCTCTTTTCTCTAGTACCGCAATGATCAGTGCCATCCGATTATAATCAAATCCGGTGCATGTCCTACGTGGATTGCCAAAACCGGTTTTGGTTACCAATGCTTGTACTTCTGCCATAATTGGACGGGAACCTTCCATCACCGAAGCAACACAGGTACCGGATACTCCTGTTGGTCGCTCCGATAACAACAGCATAGAAGGATTTAGCACCTCATGCAATCCATCGTTTCCCATTTCAAACACAGCAATCTCATTCGTAGAACCATAACGGTTTTTCGCAGCCCTTAAAATACGGTAAGAAAGGTTATTTTCCCCTTCAAAATATAGTACAGCATCTACAATATGTTCTAGTACTTTTGGCCCCGCGATATTTCCATCTTTATTTACATGCCCTACAATCCAAATGGGAATATCCTCTGATTTTGCCAACCGCATTAAAGCATTGGTACATTCCCGCACTTGGGTGACACTACCTGGAGAGGAAGGAACTGCAGCCATGTTCATGGTTTGGATGGAATCTATCATTACTAAATCAGGTTGCTCCTTCATAATTGTACTGGCAACCGTATCTAAATCCGTTTCCGATACGATATATAAATTAGGGCAATTTACCCCTAACCGGTTTGCCCTTAACTTTAATTGGCGAACGCTTTCTTCTCCAGAAATATATAAAATTTCTAGCTGTTCCCCTAGTCTGCCACAAATCTGCAACAGCAAAGTGGATTTCCCGATTCCAGGGTCCCCTCCTAGTAAGACTAAGGAACCCTTTACGATCCCTCCACCCAATACATGGTCAAGTTCTTGAATCCCTGTATGATAGCGTACCTCATCCGTAACATCAATCTCAGTAATACTGGTAGGCGTAACCGCTGCCGC
This is a stretch of genomic DNA from Clostridium facile. It encodes these proteins:
- a CDS encoding DMT family transporter, whose product is MNKIQSNFCLFCVTLCWSTEVILLKNIPAEIPSISITAMTNFIGCLILIAIFFKKIFRPITKKNLLRVAGLGILNMTYNLLMLFGLQYLNVSTGIFTLSMTTVVLPVLLLLRRQKIRINTWLGVGLILIGILLAVNLHTDLSQLPGIGIMLVVCLLRAWYIIKLNEAAKEMEPIQLSALILGVVAVLSFLIWLFIEPRTVFALSYSSEMLSSIFVYSYFICAFATVINIFAQKQASARTASVIYSLEIVFSTIFSATLPPILVDRITLTPSLVIGCVLVALGAFLSEFDATAFVVAWKRRWSA
- a CDS encoding HPr family phosphocarrier protein, whose translation is MQSVTIMLNTVTDVKTFVNVVSKYDFDVDLVSGRYAIDGKSIMGIFSLDLSKPIRVEVRSDDASAFFEEIKPFIKEEA
- a CDS encoding TVP38/TMEM64 family protein → MRQKMNHKLILKAVFLTLFLVVAVLLTIWAFPKVMELKDPAVREMYKNEVENMGISGWFIMLGIQAAQVVFAIIPGEPVEVLSGLLFGAIPGLILCLLGIFIGTVIIYYVVKLLGRPFVEFFISQEKMDKLSFLHDTKKLGPLVFLLFFIPGTPKDLLTYIVPLTNLKPLHFFLISTFARIPSIITSTYAGAAIYQENLWGSIIMFAVAGGLAIVGILINKKLMAYLEKRRKKHPHKTKVSK
- a CDS encoding 6-phosphofructokinase, which encodes MKIGNIVVGQSGGPTSAINASLAGVFQAAKDLGAEKIYGMRHGIEGILKEEFINLSQTLGSDSKVQLLKITPSSALGSCRYKLPKVEKDEQTYQKIFDILKKYDISHFFYIGGNDSMDTIQKLSSYGARIGSNITFIGIPKTIDNDLPLTDHTPGYGSAAKYIAAATKEVIYDASVYPFPAVTIMEIMGRDAGWLTAASSLSRGEDCDGPDLIYLPERPFDVEQFVDNVKEKMSQKYAVVIAVSEGLRDATGTYICDSLASKKVDAFGHRQLECTGKALTNMLEVLHCKTRAIELNTLQRCAAHMLSKTDIDESFQSGYEGVMAASKGETGKMVTFHRISNTPYQLEYRLSDINLIANQQRSVPGKYITKGGTDVSDSIREYIEPLIQGEYTPQYKNGVPSYFRF
- a CDS encoding alanine/glycine:cation symporter family protein; amino-acid sequence: MGLLEQINNGLSRIVWGPVMLLFLLGIGLYFSVRTGFFQIRYFGRMCRETVGSLFEKKPKSKQGITPFQAVSTALAGTLGTGNIVGVSTAIVTGGPGAIFWMWVSSILGMMTKYAEVLLAVYYRKKNGKGEYIGGPMYYIQYGMGYKFPAILFALFCVAASFGIGNMTQSNAVSTALECSFGIPTWISGVILAVLVGIVIIGGIKRVGSLAEKLVPLMSFLYLGLAIFVLFFNRSQIPKAFEEIFQYALCPSSILGGSAGYLFMQGIRFGISRGVFSNEAGLGSAPIAHAAANAKSPAQQGMWGMFEVFFDTIVSCTITALVVLTSGDWLSGQNGSTLTLTAFSNVIGDSAQGLISICMVFFAFSSILGWAYYGEKCMEYLFHKKFAIFIYRCVFLGFMIWGAVQNLSLVWSVSDTLNGLMAIPNLIALVWLSPIVFQETKRYQNIIKTIKNERNL
- the radA gene encoding DNA repair protein RadA; translated protein: MAKTKEVYCCTECGYQTPKWNGRCPNCGAWNTFELQTSAPEPAGKRTVTISSAAAVTPTSITEIDVTDEVRYHTGIQELDHVLGGGIVKGSLVLLGGDPGIGKSTLLLQICGRLGEQLEILYISGEESVRQLKLRANRLGVNCPNLYIVSETDLDTVASTIMKEQPDLVMIDSIQTMNMAAVPSSPGSVTQVRECTNALMRLAKSEDIPIWIVGHVNKDGNIAGPKVLEHIVDAVLYFEGENNLSYRILRAAKNRYGSTNEIAVFEMGNDGLHEVLNPSMLLLSERPTGVSGTCVASVMEGSRPIMAEVQALVTKTGFGNPRRTCTGFDYNRMALIIAVLEKRAGYFFGSLDTYINIIGGLKLDEPGADLAIALTLISSLRDIPLDDQLIAFGEIGLTGEIRTVSGAVQRVREAEKLGFTRCVLPKQCMKNLVLPAESQIELIPVQNIRQAIQRLFQS